In a single window of the Olivibacter sp. SDN3 genome:
- a CDS encoding LytTR family DNA-binding domain-containing protein → MPYQCIIIDDEPDALEILNDYIQQISELEVAKSYTDPVKAMAEIAQGDLVDFVFMDIDMPLISGIDLSKAIRAKTEKLIFTTAHTKYAFEAFEVEADAYLLKPFTFAKFALAINKLIKTDIVSAQTIDKAKDFYVKTTEERNRFVRIKFDDVIAVESVKNYIKIYTTTEEVITYLTLKEIKERLDETANFIQVHRSFVISKDYIEKVEGSLVKLPNNMLVPIGTFYKDPFYEYLAKNTIKTGRHN, encoded by the coding sequence ATGCCCTATCAATGTATCATCATAGACGATGAGCCCGATGCTCTGGAGATATTGAACGATTATATTCAGCAGATATCCGAGTTGGAGGTTGCTAAAAGTTATACCGATCCTGTAAAGGCAATGGCTGAGATAGCACAAGGAGATCTGGTCGATTTTGTTTTTATGGATATTGATATGCCGCTCATTTCAGGGATCGATTTATCGAAAGCCATTCGCGCTAAAACAGAGAAGCTGATATTCACCACAGCACACACTAAATATGCCTTTGAGGCTTTTGAAGTGGAAGCGGATGCGTACCTGCTAAAGCCCTTTACTTTTGCTAAGTTTGCGTTGGCGATTAATAAACTTATTAAGACGGATATTGTAAGCGCACAAACAATAGATAAGGCTAAAGATTTTTATGTCAAAACAACAGAAGAAAGGAACCGATTTGTAAGAATTAAATTCGATGATGTTATTGCGGTGGAAAGCGTCAAAAATTATATTAAGATATATACAACCACCGAAGAAGTAATTACCTATCTTACTTTGAAAGAGATAAAAGAGAGGTTAGATGAAACCGCAAATTTTATTCAGGTACACCGCTCTTTTGTTATTTCAAAGGATTACATTGAAAAGGTAGAAGGTAGCTTGGTAAAACTTCCCAATAACATGTTAGTACCCATAGGAACTTTTTATAAAGATCCATTTTATGAGTACTTAGCAAAAAATACAATAAAGACTGGCCGTCACAACTGA